In the Desulfobacterales bacterium genome, CGTTTTCTATACCTTTTTGAAAAATATTAAAAGTCCAGGGATGCAAGATAGGGCCTAAAAGGGTAAAGAGTTCTCGATCAAAAGCATCAAAAATGATATAGTGCCTTCTTAATATTCCAAAGCGTCTTCTAACAGTTCCTAAAAGTTCTCCGTTAGCATGATATATTTCAAGCTTATGGAAATAGAACCTGAATGGTCTTTCAAGAGAGAGGGCTTTTTGACCATCTCGGTTGTAAATTTCCATTGTAAAAGGGCGCAAGTTTCCGATAAATAGTCTGGATAAAATCGCACCTATTGAAGTGCTCATTTCTGCGGCTTCAAAAAGATTGAAATTTATTGTATAACGATTACGGGTTTCAATTCCTAACCATACTTCGGCTCTCTCTAATCGCTGGCTGATAAACAATTTTTGACAGTCAACAAGTCCAGCCAATTCATGACTCTTGTTTAATTTGCTAATATGAGCCTGTTTTTCTGCTTCTTTATGTTCTTTTTGAATAAATTTGGAGACAATTATTCCGCATTTAGGGCATTCGGTGAATTGGACATTTCCCTCAAAAGTACATTTGGGACACTTAGAAGTCGATTTCAAAGATTATATCCTTATCTTTAATTTCTGATATTATCATTTCCACAATCATTTTAAAAAAATAGAACGACAAGGCCAGCGGCGGCGTTCAGCCGTCCGCTGCGCCGATTCGGTTGTTCGGCGTTAAGTCCGCATTTTTTGTTTTTGCCTCTGCTCGTATTATATTTTTTTAGTGATTACTAAAATGACATACCATTTCTATTTTTAATGATTAAATTTTATATCTTAACTATTTTTAGCCGTAATCAGC is a window encoding:
- a CDS encoding scramblase, giving the protein MSKLNKSHELAGLVDCQKLFISQRLERAEVWLGIETRNRYTINFNLFEAAEMSTSIGAILSRLFIGNLRPFTMEIYNRDGQKALSLERPFRFYFHKLEIYHANGELLGTVRRRFGILRRHYIIFDAFDRELFTLLGPILHPWTFNIFQKGIENGKITKKWSGLFKEAFSKADNFGVEFPNKAGTTQKALLMGAVFLIDFVHFEKP